A window of the Torulaspora globosa chromosome 6, complete sequence genome harbors these coding sequences:
- the URM1 gene encoding ubiquitin-related modifier URM1 (ancestral locus Anc_7.129) produces MVSVTVEFLGGLDVIVNKQRIHQVQIDEEGVDMKRLISYIADQMITNKNDVEVFLEDGSVRPGILTLINDTDWELEGGEGYLLEDKDVISFTSTLHGG; encoded by the coding sequence ATGGTGTCGGTTACAGTCGAATTTCTCGGTGGGTTGGATGTTATAGTTAACAAACAGCGTATCCACCAGGTGCagatcgatgaagaaggtgtggacatgaagagattgatctCATACATAGCTGATCAGATGATCACTAACAAGAACGATGTAGAAgtgtttcttgaagatggtAGCGTAAGGCCTGGCATTCTCACGTTAATCAATGACACTGATTGGGAGCTGGAAGGTGGAGAGGGCTACCTTCTGGAAGACAAAGATGTTATCTCTTTCACATCGACGCTACATGGAGGCTAG
- the NAS2 gene encoding Nas2p (ancestral locus Anc_7.130), protein MKELYNELNESIIDSTIAERVQRLNELALSEVLQLKAAIEQELEKHFGALKSQGVDLSSPLITEDGFPREDIDVLQVRLTRRYLNMLRNDLRDVIDRSQFLLNDHFQASNPAERPIDSTSIVPFAQIYDILPNGPLDVAGVRESDKLIAIANVNATNHSNLSLLQKTIRENENVPLPIRVLRNQEVLDLTMTPSRQWNGPGLLGARLKLI, encoded by the coding sequence ATGAAAGAGCTGTACAACGAGTTAAACGAATCAATTATCGATTCTACAATTGCTGAACGAGTGCAGAGATTGAATGAGCTTGCTTTGAGTGAGGTTCTGCAATTGAAGGCGGCCATCGAACAGGAATTGGAGAAGCATTTCGGTGCGTTGAAGAGTCAAGGTGTTGACCTGTCATCGCCCCTGATCACCGAGGATGGGTTTCCTAGAGAGGACATTGATGTCCTGCAGGTGCGTTTGACTAGAAGGTATCTGAACATGCTGAGAAACGACCTGCGTGACGTGATCGACCGTTCGCAGTTCCTGTTGAACGACCATTTCCAGGCCAGTAATCCAGCGGAACGGCCAATAGACAGTACCTCTATAGTTCCGTTCGCTCAGATTTATGATATACTGCCCAACGGACCTCTGGATGTTGCAGGAGTGCGAGAGAGCGATAAATTAATTGCCATTGCTAATGTCAACGCTACTAATCATTCGAATCTATCTCTTCTACAAAAGACTATACGAGAAAACGAAAATGTGCCACTACCGATCCGTGTCCTAAGAAACCAAGAGGTTCTCGACCTCACAATGACACCTAGCAGGCAATGGAACGGTCCAGGGCTCCTGGGAGCCAGGTTGAAATTGATCTAG
- the GCN4 gene encoding amino acid starvation-responsive transcription factor GCN4 (ancestral locus Anc_7.131), which translates to MSIFTNTTIASSFEEPRGAGGRQPIVGELIFDSFIKKEEGQEHETIDFFNQDDENLTPIFENATVSNANASPSEWGSLFDNEIPISSEDVFTFTPQQPVDEGSQAEEPELEISTKSFLPTPIFEEAKLTSKTCVAGGRVSKKGSPKVDHLGVTSYNRKVRTTPLSPVVADSDDPAALKRARNTEAARRSRARKTQRMNELELKVEQLLKRNHELEQEIQRLNSIIRGK; encoded by the coding sequence ATGTCAATCTTTACAAATACAACAATTGCaagcagttttgaagagcCTCGCGGGGCTGGCGGTCGCCAGCCCATTGTGGGCGAATTGATCTTTGACTCCTTTATCAAAAAGGAGGAAGGTCAGGAACACGAAACGATtgattttttcaatcaAGACGATGAGAATCTTACTCCAATCTTCGAGAACGCCACGGTTAGTAACGCGAACGCTAGCCCAAGTGAATGGGGGTCTCTGTTCGACAACGAGATCCCGATCAGTAGCGAGGACGTTTTCACTTTCACTCCTCAGCAACCTGTCGACGAGGGCTCTCAGGCTGAGGAACCCGAACTGGAGATCTCGACCAAATCTTTCTTGCCGACGCCGATTTTCGAGGAAGCTAAGTTGACTTCCAAGACGTGCGTGGCGGGTGGTCGTGTTTCTAAGAAGGGGTCGCCCAAGGTGGACCACCTTGGAGTGACTAGCTATAATCGCAAAGTCAGAACGACTCCCTTGTCTCCAGTGGTTGCCGATTCCGATGACCCTGCGGCGTTGAAGCGTGCTAGAAACACCGAGGCGGCAAGACGTTCTCGTGCAAGAAAGACGCAGAGAATGAACGAATTGGAATTGAAAGTCGAACagctcttgaagagaaatCATGAGTTGGAGCAGGAGATTCAACGGTTGAATTCAATCATTCGTGGTAAATAG
- the MIT1 gene encoding Mit1p (ancestral locus Anc_7.132): MEIEPTFRGFIEDENDALLLFQATVDGKLKHIPRRPYEIERRHLIVSGSVFVFVEEISGIKRWTDGVSWSPSRIAGRFLIYKELDKGSSGHVSKNVGNKTVDGDSGCSVKLPPLLRHSSSHSLLSSTASLSSLSSSSSSSRSSDAAAVKKYTGFTKKTMSVKFKDPRRNRVETLHLVSYYNVDDVNNQRLTRPRDSIFLKNVEPCAELLAAMENTALGNGSRSSFFLSSASSSRSSSTSSSPSLGKITAGSNYATFVKKQHASQTDANILPPQIIPSTNSFSIQQQQQQHYMPFVPLHTNYTSQPPPPVPLPQLNPQPSYLQVNSIYQLQPIGQMQPNCRPGLHSLVFAPQPTGYFQQAPNRDNHSFAGNNGPLSLSNPSGTSHGTRNFFFSSANPPDLR; encoded by the coding sequence ATGGAGATTGAACCTACGTTTAGAGGGTTTATCGAAGACGAGAATGATGCtttgctgctgttccaGGCCACCGTGGACGGTAAGTTGAAGCATATACCAAGGAGGCCGTACGAGATAGAGAGACGCCATTTGATTGTGTCTGGGAGTGTGTTTGTGTTTGTCGAGGAGATTTCAGGGATAAAGCGGTGGACGGATGGGGTGTCTTGGTCGCCGTCGAGGATTGCGGGACGGTTCTTGATTTACAAGGAGCTGGACAAAGGATCGTCGGGTCATGTGTCGAAGAATGTCGGGAACAAGACGGTTGATGGCGATTCTGGTTGCAGCGTTAAATTGCCACCATTGTTGAGGCATTCTAGTTCGCACTCTTTGCTTTCGTCTACGGCTTCCTTGTCGTCGTTgtcgtcgtcttcttcgtctaGTCGATCTAGTGACGCCGCGGCGGTGAAGAAATACACGGGCTTCacaaagaagacgatgtCGGTGAAGTTCAAAGATCCCCGAAGGAACAGAGTGGAGACTTTGCATCTGGTCTCGTATTATAACGTCGATGACGTCAATAATCAAAGACTGACAAGGCCCAGGGATTCGAtttttttgaaaaatgtcGAGCCTTGTGCTGAACTGTTGGCAGCGATGGAAAACACCGCTTTGGGCAACGGTAGTCGAAGCAGCTTTTTCCTCAGCTCAGCTTCGTCCTCTCGTTCTTCGTCGACGAGTAGCTCTCCCTCACTAGGCAAGATTACTGCTGGCAGTAATTATGCAACCTTTGTCAAGAAACAGCACGCATCACAAACGGACGCAAATATATTACCACCGCAGATCATCCCGTCTACAAATAGTTTTAGTattcagcagcagcagcagcaacacTATATGCCATTTGTCCCGCTGCATACAAATTACACGTCGCAACCGCCGCCACCGGTGCCCCTGCCACAACTGAATCCACAGCCATCGTATCTGCAAGTAAACTCGATCTATCAGCTGCAGCCGATTGGTCAGATGCAGCCAAACTGCAGACCGGGTTTACATTCGTTAGTGTTTGCCCCGCAACCCACTGGCTACTTCCAACAAGCTCCTAATCGCGATAATCATAGTTTTGCCGGCAACAACGGTCCCTTGAGCTTAAGCAACCCTTCTGGTACTTCTCATGGTACGAGGAACTTCTTTTTTAGCTCAGCGAACCCGCCTGATCTGAGATGA